GAGACGCTCTCAATAAAGATTCTTGTTGGCGGGAATGTTCGGCAATTGCTCATGCATCACGCCTCAGCACCCCGCACCTCCGCACCCGTCGTCAGCTTCCCATAGGCAACACTGACGAGCAGGGACAGGAGGCCGAAGACAAAGACAATCGTGACCACCGCGGTGCCGGGAAAATTGGTCCCGGCGATGAGCAGAGCCAGCGCGACATTGCGAATCGCCGTGGACACGGCCAGCGACCGGCGCAGGGCAGCCGCCTCGCCTCGCATCATCACATTCCCGATCAGGAGACACACCAGAACGGACAGCAGGGCGGCCAGAGGCGGCACAACCCCCAGGCCAACAATCTGCCGGGCTTGCAGGGCAGCGATCAGGCTCAGAGTCAGCACAACACCGATCAGGGCGAGCTTGGGCAGGAACTGCAGCAGTTTCTCCGCCCACCCCGGCCTGACATGCTGGATGACCATACCGACACTCAGTGGGATCAGCTGAGCGGTCAGGAGGATCCGGATGACTCTCCAGGGGTCGATTTCCAAGCCGGCCTCGCTCGGCGGCAGGCACACGGCGAGGATGAGCGGCGTGAGCGGGACGCACAGGAAAGCCACAATGAGCATCAGCCCCACCGCGTAGGGCAGGTCGCCCTTGGCCAGTCCGACAAAGGGAGGGGCGGCCGAGGCGACCGGGACGGCGGCCATGACCAGCAGGCCGATGACGATGTCGGGGCCCAGCGGCAAGCCTTGCAGCGCGAGGACGAACACGACAGGAACGATGAGGAAATTCGCCACCAGGCCGCGTAACACGAGACGATACTGCCGGGCGACGGCGAACACCGCTGCAAAGGGGGTGCGCAAGCCGACACCCAGCAACAGGCACATGAGCGAAATCAACATCAGCGTATTGACAACGTCGACCATCGGCGAACCGACCTCCTCCTCTGAGAGCCGCACCTGGGGCGCGGCCGGCGCCCCCTCCTCATCACCGCCAGCAGTCGGCTCCCCGTACCGCTCCACACGGGCCGAACACCCGCCGGGCAGCGTGGGTGTGCCGTGGGCCGACTAGGAAAATTTCGGCACAAACTCAGCATAGCGGTCCAGCTGCGGCAGGACCTTGTCTGCGGTTTGCGGACGGGCGCCAAACACCACCCGCTCCACGCCCAGGTCTTCATACTGGCGCAGCAGCTCTTCCTTGCCCGGCGCGCTGAAGATGGTCACCGACAACTCGTGGGGATCGCGGCCGGCCTGCCGGGCGCGGTCGCGCAGGTCGCTGAGGCTGGCGGCCAAGTCCTTCATCACCAGACCGATCGGAATCCAGCCGTCGCAGTAGCGCACCACCCGGTTCATGCCGCTTGAGGTATGCGTGCCCAGAACAATCGGCGGATACGGCTTCTGGACCGGCTTGGGATGACACCAAATCGGGTCGAAGTTCACGAACTCGCCGTGATACTCGGCCTCTTCTTCGGTCCAGATGACTTTCATTGCCTCGATCTTCTCGCGCAGCACCTTCCAGCGTCGGTCAAACGGCGTGCCGTGGTTTTCCATCTCCTCCGCGTTCCAGCCGCCGCCGATACCCAGGATCAGCCGGCCCTGGGACAGCCGGTCAACCGAGGCGACCTGTTTGGCCAGCTTGATCGGGTCGTGCTCGATGACCAGGCAGATGCCGCTGCCGAGCTTGACGCGGGTGGTGACCGCAGCCGCCGCCATCAGCGCCACAAACAGATCATGGGCGTGCCAGTACTCCTTGGGCAGCTCGCCGCCGATCGGCCACGGGCTCTTACGGCTGGCCGGGATGTGGGTGTGTTCGGGGAACCAGACCGACTCAAAGCCGCGCTCCTCGACGGCGCGGGCAAAGTCGTCGGGCCGCATCGAATAGTCGGTAGAAAACATCATCATGCCGAGTTTCATGGCACACTCCGGGGCGGGCGCGGCAGCAGACGGCCAGGCAGGCCATTACGCAAGCTGCTAGGCGAACTTGGGGACTGAGGCGGCGTAGCGGTCGAGCAGCGGCAGGACCTTATCGGCGCCCTCGGACGGCGTGCCAAACACCACCCGCTCGACGCCCAGCTCCTGGAACTGACCGAGCTGGGCCTCATCATCGCTGGCCATGAACATGGTGATCGACAGCTCGTCCGGTGAGCGGCCGGCCTGTTCCGCCCGGCCGCGCAGATCGGCCGTCATTTCCTTGACATCCTTGAGCCCGCCGCCGACCGGGATCCAGCCGTCACAGTAATTGACCACCCGGTTGAGGCCGCTCGAAGTGTGGGTGCCCAGCAGGATCGGCGGATGGGGTTTCTGGACCGGCTTGGGATGACACCAGATCGGGTCGAAGTCCACAAACTCGCCGTGATACTCGGCGTTTTCCTCGGTCCAGATGACCTTCATCGCCTCAATCTTCTCGCGCAGTACTCTCCAGCGGCGGTTGAACGGCGTGCCGTGGTTTTCCATCTCTTCGGCGTTCCAGCCGCCGCCGATACCGAACAGCAGGCGTCCGTTCGACAGCATGTCAACCGAGGCGACCTCCTTGGCCAGCTTGATCGGATCGTGCTCGATGACCAGACAGATGCCGCTGCCGACCTTGATCGTCTTGGTCACCGCAGCCGCCGCCATGAGCGCCACGAACAGATCGTGGGTATGCCAGTAATCGCGCGGCAACTCGCCGCCCAAGGGCCAGGGGCTCTTGCGGCTGGCCGGAATGTGGGTGTGTTCGGGATACCACACCGACTCAAAGCCACGCTCTTCGCACTCCTTGGCGAACTGGTCCGGCGGTACGGCATAATCCGTGGCAAACATTGCAACTCCCATTTTCATAGCTGCCTCCTTGTGGGTCCTGATCTCACCGCCCTTCATGCCAAGTTGGGGCAGACAGGTCAAGCACAAGCCGGTCTCTCGGTCCGGTGGAACTTGCAGCCCCCGGCCAGACGGGGTATGCGAGGAGGACACCCAGGAGGCTGTCCATGCTCAGCATCTACTACCATCCGCTGTCAACCTTTGCCCGCCGGGTCCGTATTGTGCTGATTGAAAAGGGCCTGGAGACGAACGTCGAGCTGGTCGAAGTCGATATGACGGCCGGCGCCCACAAACAGCAGCCCTACGTGTTGCTCAACCCCTACGGCCGGGTGCCGAGCCTGCAAGAAGACGACGGTTTTGTCCTGTACGAGTCAAGCGCCATTCTGGAATACCTCGAAGCCCTCCACCCCACGCCGCCCCTCGTACCGGCCGACGCGCGTGGCCGCGCCCGCGTTGTCCAGCACATGAAACTGTGCGACCTCCAGCTCACCCGACAGACTGGGACGATCATCTTCCCCAAGCGTTTCCTGCCCCAGGAGCGCTGGAACACAGACGCCATGGCCCGGGCCAAACGGGAGATTGAGAGTCACCTGGACATTCTCGACACGCAGCTGCACGACACCGACTATGTGGTCGGCAACAGCTACAGCCTGGTCGAGGTGTGTTACACCCCGTTTGTCGAATTCCTGCCCCTGATGGAGATCACGCCGCCGCCCCACGTCGCGGCCTGGACCGCCCGGATACTCGCCCGGCCCAGCGCCCAGGCGACCAAACCGGCCCGCTAGGCCCCATCCCGCACGGAGCAGACGATGACAGACGCGAGCATGCTGCACGAACTCTTTGAGCGCGACCGGATTCGAGACATCGTCCACCGCTACTGCTGGGCGGTCGATAGAGGCACGCTGGAAGAAGTCATGGCCCTGTTCGATGACGAGTGTGACCTGTTGCTCATCCCGGGCAGCAGACGCGCCGGCCGTGAAGCCGTCGAGCGCTGGTACGGCCGCTATATGAGTCACCGGCTGGAGTGCCTGCGCCACCTGATCCACAACCAGGTCATTACGCTCGACAAGGACCGGGCGACGTCCAAGAGCTATTTTGATGCGGTCGGCGATCTGCGGGGCGAATCCATTGTGGTCGGCGGTTTTTATGAGGATACGCTGCGTAAGGTCGACGACCGGTGGAAGTTCAGCGAAAAAATTATCCGGGTCGATTTCATGGGCCCCCTGAGCCAGGGCTGGGGCGGCGAAAAGATCAAAACCAAACCGTGGTGGTACGACTGAGCCCAGGGTCGGCTTATCTCCCCGTCTCACTCGTCAGCAGCCGCTTGCCACGCCAACCACCGGCCGTGGGCGTGGCAGTCAGCCCGGTGTCGCCGGCCGATCCGGCCGTCCACAAAATCCGTCAGATACAGACGCCCCCAGCCCTCTCGTACCCCCTCCATGGTCAGCAAGGCGACCGGACGATCCTGTGAGCAGGCGCTGAGCAAATCTCGCAGCGCCTGACGCCCGTCGGCCGAGAACTGGTTCAGCACCATGGTCGCGTACACACACAGCTGGCTGGCCGGTGGCACTTCTTCGAGCAGGGCCGGCAGCCGCTCAAGCGCGTCGCCCTTGAGAACCGGAACCGGATGGGCTCGGGCCACCCGGGCCGCAGCCTCAAGCGTTTGGTGTCGCTCGATATGCTCGGGAAAAATCAGGGCGCGTATCCAGCGCATGGCGGCAACGTCGTTCACGTCAATCGGATTGAGGTCGATGCCCCGACGCCACGCCACCCGCATGGCCGGGGGCATGGCGGGCAGAGGAGTATCACCCCGGACCTGGGTCGTCAGGTGGACCGGCGAGCCGACATCTCCCCAGCTGTGGGACACGCCCGAGGGGAGAGCGTAGCGGTGATAATAGCGGTCCCAGTGCAGATTCAGGCCGGCGCTGGTGCCGATTTCAATCAGGGCCAGCGGCAGGTCGGCGGCACGCCGGGCCACCTCGGCGAACAGCGGCAGCAGACAGGTCGTCCGCCGCACGACATTGGTCTGGACCAAGCGTGTTTCAAGCACCGACCGGATGTGCTCCTGCCGGCTCCAGACAAAATCCTGGAACAGCGCGTAGGTCTCGGGGCCGGGCGTACGCGCCGGATTTTCGTCGGCCAGCACATCGGGGTAATAGGCGCGCAGCGGATGCTGCACCCCGCTCAGCAGCAGCTCGTGGACTGCGGCAAACAACAGGTTGGCCGAGAGTTGGGACGGCGGGCAGGAGGCGGCAAAGCGCAGCATGTCCGGGTCGTTCAGCACGCCGCGCGACAGAACCTGATACAGGGGCGAGCCGTTTTCCGGCGCCTGGTACTCGGCGAAGTTGTGGAAGTAGCGCCGCACCCGGTCGATATCACTGCGTGGAGGAGCCATATATTCCTCACTGGGCCAGAGCGGTGTTGGTCCCCGTACTCGGCATATGCGCCGTTTTGTCCCAAACCAGCGTCTGATACAAGAGTGCCATGAACACTACAGATCCCCAGACCTTTCTTGAGGCCGTTCGTGGTCTCGCCCCCCAGATTCAGGCCCGGATCGCCCAGATGGAGGCCGACCGCTGCCTGCCGGTCGAGCTTGCCCAGATCATGGCTGAACTCGGCATCTTTCGCCTGATGATTCCCAGGAGTCTGGGCGGGCTGGAAATGGACCTCCTGCCGGCCCTGCACGTGTTTGAAGAAATTTCCCAGATAGACGGCTCGACCGGCTGGTGCGCGATGATCGGCGCCACCGGCGGCACGACGAGTGCCTTTCTGAGCGAAGAGGTGGCACGGGAGATCTACGCCAGCGACCCCAAGGTCATCACCGCCGGCGCCATTGCCCCCTACGGCCAGGCCCAGCCCACGAACGGCGGCTACCGGGTGACCGGCCGCTGGCCGTTCAACAGCGGCTGCCAGCACAGCCAGTGGCTGATGGGCACTAGCGTGATTGTTGACAACGGCCAGCCGCGTAAGGCGCCAAACGGCTACCCGGAAACGCGGATGATGATTTTTCCGGCGGCCGAGGTCGAGATTCTCGACACCTGGTCGGTGTCTGGTCTGCGCGGCAGCGGCAGCCACGACATTGCGGTCCAGGACGTGTTCGTGCCCGATGAGCGGGCCGTGGCGTATGGGGTTGGCACCCGCCACCAATCCGGCCCGCTGTACACCTTTCCCATTTTTGGCCTGCTGGCCGTCAGCGTGGCCAGCGTGGCTACCGGGATGGCCCGCGGCGCCATCACAAACTTTGTCGAACTGGCAAAAACCAAGCATCTGACCGGCAGCAGCCGTCTGCTGAGCCAGCGCGCCGTGATCCAGACCCAGGTCGCCCAGGCCGAGGCAACCCTGCGGGCCGGCCGGGCATTCATGTTCCAGACGGTCCAGGACGTGTGGGACAGGGTGGTGGCCGGCCACAAGATCGGTCAGCGCGACAGAGCCCTGCTACGCCTGTCAGCCTGCCACGCCACCAGCGCCTCGGCCCAGGCTATCGACCTGATGTACCAGGCGGCCGGGACCGCAGCCATCTGGGACACCAGCCCGCTGCAGCGCCACTTCCGCGACGTGCACGTCCTCAGCCAGCACGCCGTTATTGCCCCACCGATTTCAGAGGTAGCGGGAAAAATCCTGCTGGGGGTCGAAACGACATTTCCGATGTTGTAAACAAGCGAGCATCAGCCGTTGGGCACGCCGTCCGAGCGTGCTAAGACGACAGGCAGGAGGATATCGGCATGGCACGAAAAGTTGAAAAAACAGACGCAGAGTGGAAAGAGATTTTGAATCCAGCCCAGTTTGCGGTGTGTCGGGGCAAAGGCACCGAACCGGCCTTCAGCGGCAAATACGCCCACTCCAAGGACCCCGGCGTCTACCAGTGTTCGTGCTGCGGGGCAGACCTGTTCGACTCTGAGACCAAGTACGAGTCGGGCACGGGCTGGCCGAGCTTCTGGCAGCCGCTCGAGGCCGAAAATGTGGAAACCGAGGAAGATCGGAGCTGGGGCATGGTCCGCACCGAAGTCACGTGCAGTTCCTGCGGCGCCCATCTGGGCCACGTCTTTGAAGACGGCCCGGAGCCGACCGGTCTGCGCTACTGCATGAATTCGGTGTCGCTGAATCTGGTGCCTAAGGACGGCAAAGACTAGCCCGGGCTGGGTCTACACCGGCAGGCCGGTTGTCTCGGCCACGCCGAGCATCAGATTCAAGTTCTGAATGGCTACGCCGCACGCCCCTTTGCCCAGATTATCCAGGGTTGCCACCAGCAGGATATGGCCCGAGGGATGCGGCAACACGTGGAGTTCCAGCCGGTTGGTGTCATTACACGCCTGGGGGTTGAGGCTGCGCTCCTCAAGGATTCCCCCCGGGGGTACGAGCCTGACGAAGGGTTCATGTTGGTAGCGCTGCTGAAAGACCTCCCACACCGCCTCACCCGTCGTGCCGGGCGGCAGGAGCGAGGCGTGGAGCGGCACCTCAACCCGCATACCACAGCGAAAGGGACCGACGGCCGGCACGAACTGCGGGTCGTGGTCCAGTCCGGCGTAACACACCATCTCGGGGATATGCTTGTGGCGGCTGGTCAGCGCATACGGGGCCTCGTAGGGCAGCCCGCCCAGCCCCAACTGCGGGTCCTCCCACTTGTCGATCAGCGCCCGGCCGCCGCCCGAATAGCCGGACAGGGCATGGATGGACAGCCCGGCCTGGGATGTCAGCACGCCGGCGTCAATCAGCGGCCGGACCAGTAGCACGAAGGCCGAGGCGTAACAGCCGGGGTTGGCGACCCGCTTGGCGGTCCGGATGGCGTCCCGCTGTTCCGGTTGCAGCTCGGGCAAGCCGTAGACCCAGCCGTCTGCCACCCGGTGCGCGGTGCTGGCGTCAATCAGACGGGTCGGGCTGTCTTTGACCCAGTCGGCCGCCTGTTGAGACGCCTCGTTGGGCAGACACAGCACCGCGATGTCCGCAGCCAGCAGACACTCCCGACGCGCAGCCTCGCTCTTGCGGCGGTCCTCGGCCGGGCTGATGATTTCGAGGTCGCAGCGGTTCGCCAGCCACTCCCTGATACGCAGGCCGGTCGTGCCGACATGCCCGTCAATGTAGACCTTTGGACGCATACCCCGGAGATCCTTTCGTCCGCTCAGGCTATCCCTGTCGTCACTGGGCGGCTAGGCCGCCGACCTGGCCTCCAGACTCTCGAACCAGGGCAGCACCACGGTTTCGTTGATGCTGTAGGGATAGGCGTGGCCCCAGTCCGGAATCTCGCGAAAGGTTATCGGATAGCCGAGCCCGCTGAGCAGTTGCTGGGTCTGGCGGGCAAAGTCGATGGGAAAGATCGGGTCCTTTTCGCCGTGGACGAGCAGGATGGGCAGGTCCAGACCCCGCCCCCGTCGCAGCAGTTGATCAGCCGCAGTGTGGAGCTGGGAGGAAATCGGCGCAATCCCGGCAAACAGCTGGGGAAAGCTCAGGCCCAGGATATGGGTGAAAATCCCCCCGTCGGAAAAGCCCGAGGCGTACACCCGGCTGCGGTCAACCGCGTAGGTCTGCCACACCTCGTCGAGCATCAGACGGACGGAGCGCAGATCGATGACCGGGTTGGGCGGTGTGCCCGGTGTGCGAATGGCCGACCAGGTCTCGCGAGACGATTTGGGCGACAGCAGCAAGTAGCCCTTGCTCTTGGCCAGGCGCAGCCAGGTCAGAATGTAATCGTCGTCCCGACTATAACCGCCGTGCAGACACACAATGAGCGGCCACGTTTTGTGCGGCGTGTAGTTCTCGGGCACGTATAGCGAGTAGGCATAGCGCTGCTCGGTCTGTTCTTTCCGGATCAGACCGACCGGCACGTCGAGGTCCGGGCTCCGGGTTTCCAGGCGGGTCAGCTCGGGCAGGACCTCGGGCAGCACCCAGTACTGCTGGAGCAACGGCAGGTCGGCCCGGATGCGATACAACACCTGTTTGCCCAGACACAGCAGAAAGCGACCCTTCAGAAAACGGATGGCAAAGTCGCGTCCGACGGCGCTTGCAAACGCTCCATAGGCGTCAGCGCAGTGCTCAATCGCCTTGCCAAAACTGGTGTGAAAATCGCTCAGCTGCTGGGGGGGAGCGAGGTCGGCCAACTCGATCTTGAGGTCGTGAAACAGCTCACCGACCGTGGCTTCCAGGGCATCCCGCTGCTCGGCCAGGCGCGACATATGCAGCTGTTCCTGATAGGTCTCCATCGTCCGCAAAAAGGGCAGCAGTTTTTCTTCAAGCTGGTGAATGCCGACGGTGTAGCGTTCCGTTGCAGCGTCCATGGCCCCTCCCCTTTGTGGCTCAGTCTGGTGGTCTCTGCCCGGCCAGACTGTCACAAGCACGACCGAAAAGGCAAGCCAACCGCCCGGACGGGCTCTGTCCAGGTGCGAGTATTCTTGCTACACACACGGGTATGCCCGAACACCACCAGCGCCGGCTGAGTTCCCTGGAAGCCTCCTTCCTGTACCGCGAGCAGCCCTGTCAGCCCATGCACATCGGCGGCTGCGGGGTCTACGAGGGCGAGGTCTCGCGCCAGACCCTGGTTCGTCTGCTCGAGGAGCGCCTCCATCTGCTGCCCCGCTACCGACAAAAAGTGGTGGCCGCTCCGTTCGGTATTGCCCACCCGAGCTGGCAGGACGACCCGCAGTTCGACCTGTCCCACCACATTGAGGAGCGAACGCTGCCCGAGCCCGGCGATGACCGGGTGTTATCCGTTGTTGGCGGCCGGATTTTCGCCGAACCCCTCGACCGGACCCATCCGCTGTGGAAGCTCAGCCTGATCCGCGGCCGCCGCGACGGCAACACCGCGATTCTGGCCAAGGTCCACTACGCCATGGTCGAAGGCGTGACCGGTACGGCGCTGACCACC
This window of the Desulfurellaceae bacterium genome carries:
- a CDS encoding LLM class F420-dependent oxidoreductase; the protein is MKLGMMMFSTDYSMRPDDFARAVEERGFESVWFPEHTHIPASRKSPWPIGGELPKEYWHAHDLFVALMAAAAVTTRVKLGSGICLVIEHDPIKLAKQVASVDRLSQGRLILGIGGGWNAEEMENHGTPFDRRWKVLREKIEAMKVIWTEEEAEYHGEFVNFDPIWCHPKPVQKPYPPIVLGTHTSSGMNRVVRYCDGWIPIGLVMKDLAASLSDLRDRARQAGRDPHELSVTIFSAPGKEELLRQYEDLGVERVVFGARPQTADKVLPQLDRYAEFVPKFS
- a CDS encoding LLM class F420-dependent oxidoreductase, whose amino-acid sequence is MKMGVAMFATDYAVPPDQFAKECEERGFESVWYPEHTHIPASRKSPWPLGGELPRDYWHTHDLFVALMAAAAVTKTIKVGSGICLVIEHDPIKLAKEVASVDMLSNGRLLFGIGGGWNAEEMENHGTPFNRRWRVLREKIEAMKVIWTEENAEYHGEFVDFDPIWCHPKPVQKPHPPILLGTHTSSGLNRVVNYCDGWIPVGGGLKDVKEMTADLRGRAEQAGRSPDELSITMFMASDDEAQLGQFQELGVERVVFGTPSEGADKVLPLLDRYAASVPKFA
- a CDS encoding glutathione S-transferase family protein, with translation MLSIYYHPLSTFARRVRIVLIEKGLETNVELVEVDMTAGAHKQQPYVLLNPYGRVPSLQEDDGFVLYESSAILEYLEALHPTPPLVPADARGRARVVQHMKLCDLQLTRQTGTIIFPKRFLPQERWNTDAMARAKREIESHLDILDTQLHDTDYVVGNSYSLVEVCYTPFVEFLPLMEITPPPHVAAWTARILARPSAQATKPAR
- a CDS encoding nuclear transport factor 2 family protein, with product MTDASMLHELFERDRIRDIVHRYCWAVDRGTLEEVMALFDDECDLLLIPGSRRAGREAVERWYGRYMSHRLECLRHLIHNQVITLDKDRATSKSYFDAVGDLRGESIVVGGFYEDTLRKVDDRWKFSEKIIRVDFMGPLSQGWGGEKIKTKPWWYD
- a CDS encoding DUF2332 domain-containing protein, encoding MAPPRSDIDRVRRYFHNFAEYQAPENGSPLYQVLSRGVLNDPDMLRFAASCPPSQLSANLLFAAVHELLLSGVQHPLRAYYPDVLADENPARTPGPETYALFQDFVWSRQEHIRSVLETRLVQTNVVRRTTCLLPLFAEVARRAADLPLALIEIGTSAGLNLHWDRYYHRYALPSGVSHSWGDVGSPVHLTTQVRGDTPLPAMPPAMRVAWRRGIDLNPIDVNDVAAMRWIRALIFPEHIERHQTLEAAARVARAHPVPVLKGDALERLPALLEEVPPASQLCVYATMVLNQFSADGRQALRDLLSACSQDRPVALLTMEGVREGWGRLYLTDFVDGRIGRRHRADCHAHGRWLAWQAAADE
- a CDS encoding acyl-CoA dehydrogenase family protein, producing the protein MNTTDPQTFLEAVRGLAPQIQARIAQMEADRCLPVELAQIMAELGIFRLMIPRSLGGLEMDLLPALHVFEEISQIDGSTGWCAMIGATGGTTSAFLSEEVAREIYASDPKVITAGAIAPYGQAQPTNGGYRVTGRWPFNSGCQHSQWLMGTSVIVDNGQPRKAPNGYPETRMMIFPAAEVEILDTWSVSGLRGSGSHDIAVQDVFVPDERAVAYGVGTRHQSGPLYTFPIFGLLAVSVASVATGMARGAITNFVELAKTKHLTGSSRLLSQRAVIQTQVAQAEATLRAGRAFMFQTVQDVWDRVVAGHKIGQRDRALLRLSACHATSASAQAIDLMYQAAGTAAIWDTSPLQRHFRDVHVLSQHAVIAPPISEVAGKILLGVETTFPML
- the msrB gene encoding peptide-methionine (R)-S-oxide reductase MsrB encodes the protein MARKVEKTDAEWKEILNPAQFAVCRGKGTEPAFSGKYAHSKDPGVYQCSCCGADLFDSETKYESGTGWPSFWQPLEAENVETEEDRSWGMVRTEVTCSSCGAHLGHVFEDGPEPTGLRYCMNSVSLNLVPKDGKD
- the argC gene encoding N-acetyl-gamma-glutamyl-phosphate reductase, with the translated sequence MRPKVYIDGHVGTTGLRIREWLANRCDLEIISPAEDRRKSEAARRECLLAADIAVLCLPNEASQQAADWVKDSPTRLIDASTAHRVADGWVYGLPELQPEQRDAIRTAKRVANPGCYASAFVLLVRPLIDAGVLTSQAGLSIHALSGYSGGGRALIDKWEDPQLGLGGLPYEAPYALTSRHKHIPEMVCYAGLDHDPQFVPAVGPFRCGMRVEVPLHASLLPPGTTGEAVWEVFQQRYQHEPFVRLVPPGGILEERSLNPQACNDTNRLELHVLPHPSGHILLVATLDNLGKGACGVAIQNLNLMLGVAETTGLPV